Proteins found in one Triticum urartu cultivar G1812 chromosome 4, Tu2.1, whole genome shotgun sequence genomic segment:
- the LOC125554759 gene encoding uncharacterized protein LOC125554759: protein MSISSPLEDEDLLREIFLRLPPLPSTLSRASLVCTRWRRILSDPRFLRRFSRHHPEPPLLGFFKGSRLRYSAFTPILDPPDRIPAESFFVRFLHSLRRHPPLGFSKGSLAFTSVFTPVFDPPNRIPAQRLFVPEHGVDWELLGCRHGLAVMLSESLCEVFVWDPLNGQQHRVPFPPELHDVKRESFCLCSATVMCADDQDGHVHQDCFLSPAFKLVLICTSRDLKTSFSCVYESASGVWGNIVSTSTTDMVLTLRPGILIGRTVYWLFHGREILAFDTERQTLCVIEIPAEAQHVNSWSFQLLRTDDDSVLGLAVKSEPGIHMWEGIHIWERKLNSDGLAGWVLMQKINQLEGIFSCAFRNAEMVGYDEEFNVMILSTYSGDFMLHLKSMQIRLISKTDGWAHTVYFPYRIFYTAGRGVGWKWVDPNL from the exons ATGTCAATCTCATCGCCGCTGGAGGATGAGGACCTCCTCCGGGAGATTTTCCTCCGGCTCCCTCCGCTGCCGTCAACCCTCTCCCGTGCCTCCCTCGTATGCACGCGCTGGCGCCGCATCCTCTCCGATCCCCGCTTCCTCCGCCGTTTCAGCAGACACCACCCGGAACCTCCTCTCTTGGGCTTCTTCAAAGGGTCTCGTCTCAGATATTCCGCCTTCACTCCCATCTTGGACCCGCCCGACCGCATCCCCGCCGAAAGCTTCTTTGTTCGGTTTCTTCACAGCTTGAGGAGACATCCTCCGTTGGGTTTCTCCAAAGGGTCTCTTGCCTTCACTTCCGTCTTCACTCCCGTCTTCGACCCGCCCAATCGCATCCCGGCCCAACGCTTGTTTGTGCCAGAGCACGGGGTGGATTGGGAATTACTTGGCTGCCGCCACGGCCTCGCCGTCATGCTCAGTGAGTCTCTGTGCGAGGTCTTCGTGTGGGATCCCCTCAACGGCCAGCAGCACCGCGTGCCTTTTCCACCAGAGCTCCATGACGTCAAAAGGGAGAGTTTCTGTTTGTGCAGCGCCACGGTGATGTGTGCTGACGATCAAGATGGGCATGTGCACCAGGATTGCTTCCTCAGCCCGGCCTTCAAATTGGTCTTGATCTGCACCAGTAGAGACTTGAAGACATCATTCTCTTGTGTCTATGAATCAGCGTCAGGTGTATGGGGGAATATTGTCTCAACGTCGACTACAGATATGGTTCTGACACTAAGGCCCGGCATCCTCATCGGGAGAACAGTTTACTGGTTGTTTCATGGACGCGAAATCCTTGCATTTGATACTGAAAGGCAGACCCTTTGTGTCATCGAGATTCCGGCAGAGGCCCAACATGTCAACAGCTGGTCCTTTCAGCTCCTACGGACAGATGACGATAGTGTTCTTGGCCTCGCCGTTAAGTCGGAACCGGGCATTCATATGTGGGAGGGCATTCATATATGGGAGAGGAAACTGAACTCTGATGGTCTTGCCGGATGGGTGCTTATGCAGAAAATCAATCAATTGGAGGGGATCTTTTCTTGCGCCTTCAGAAATGCAGAGATGGTGGGGTATGACGAGGAGTTTAATGTGATGATTCTGTCTACGTACAGTGGCGACTTCATGCTCCACCTTAAGTCGATGCAGATCAGATTAATTTCTAAAACGGATGGGTGGGCTCATACGGTTTACTTTCCCTACAGAATTTTCTACACTGCAG GCAGGGGAGTTGGGTGGAAATGGGTGGATCCAAATCTCTGA